One window of Tachyglossus aculeatus isolate mTacAcu1 unplaced genomic scaffold, mTacAcu1.pri scaffold_87_arrow_ctg1, whole genome shotgun sequence genomic DNA carries:
- the LOC119924197 gene encoding olfactory receptor 14A2-like, which translates to MIIHSSGINVTVKTEFLLLEFLEARELQLVYAALYLLVYLAALTGKVLTIAVTTLDRCFHIFTYVFLRHLSFCGSFFMDFEYFVFMAMSYYRCATICLSLCHNVIMDRGSCGKMFFSDLTTLLMISCSEEHVAMDVGMTKGAALAVACIVPIVIWYIRIFWALFCDVLPLLKITCSEKHITIDATVHCIYMKLPSDSSLIVDPLVCVFYATMPLALKPLI; encoded by the exons atgataattcattcatctgGGATCaatgtcactgtgaagacagaattcctgctgctggaatTCTTGGaagcccgggagctgcagctggtctacgctGCACTGtacctcctggtctacttggcggccctgacagggaaagTCCTCAccatcgccgtcaccaccctcgaccggtgcTTCCACATCTTCacgtacgtcttcctcaggcacct ctctttctgtggatcttTTTTTATGGATTTTGAGTATTTCGTCTTCATGGCAATGTCCTACTACCGCTGCGCCACCATATGCCTCTCCCTGTGCCACAACGTCATCATGGATCGAGggtcctgtgggaagatg ttcttctctgACCTCACCACTCTGCTGATGATTTCCTGCTCTGAGGAGCACGTTGCCATGGACGTGGGCATGACCAAAGGGGCAGCGCTAGCTGTTGCTTGCATCGTGCCCATTGTCATCTGgtacatccgcattttctgggcc TTGTTCTGTGACGTCcttcctctgctgaagatcacctgctccgagaagcacatcacCATCGACGCGACG GTGCACTGTATCTACATGAAgctgccctcagactcctccttgattgtGGACCCGCTGGTGTGCGTCTTCTATGCAACGATGCCCCTTGCTCTGAAACCCCTTATCTAA